A part of Chanos chanos chromosome 9, fChaCha1.1, whole genome shotgun sequence genomic DNA contains:
- the nr2f6b gene encoding nuclear receptor subfamily 2 group F member 6b isoform X3: MAMVGGGWGNPNGGTNGLGEKGYHQGEDGDGSPQAGASDVEGGEEDRACVVDCVVCGDKSSGKHYGVFTCEGCKSFFKRSVRRNLNYTCRSNRECQIDQHHRNQCQYCRLKKCFRVGMRKEVQRGRVPPSHSGISPTSLSGGGGPGGTGMVGDFFNGQPVSELISQLLRAEPYPSSRYPPQYNQQQLQGGSNPVMGIDNICELAARLLFSTIEWARNIPYFPDLPVSEQVALLRLSWSELFILNAAQSALPLHTAPLLAAAGFHASPMSAECVVSFMDQVRVFQDQVDKLTRLQVDSAEYSCLKAIALFSPDACGLTDPAHVESLQEKAQVALTEYERMQYPSQPQRFGRLLLRLPALRAVPASLISQLFFMRLVGKTPIETLIRDMQLSGSSISWPYVPGQ, translated from the exons ATGGCCATGGTGGGCGGGGGATGGGGAAACCCCAACGGGGGCACAAACGGGCTCGGAGAGAAGGGTTATCATCAGGGGGAGGACGGGGACGGGTCCCCCCAGGCTGGAGCCAGTGATGTGGAAGGCGGAGAGGAGGACAGGGCTtgtgtggttgactgtgtggtgtgtggagacaAGTCCAGTGGGAAACATTATGGTGTCTTCACCTGCGAAGGCTGCAAAAGCTTCTTTAAGAGGAGCGTCCGTCGTAACCTCAATTATACGTGCAg aTCCAATCGAGAATGCCAGATCGACCAGCATCACCGCAATCAATGCCAATACTGTCGACTGAAGAAATGTTTCCGAGTTGGCATGAGAAAGGAAG TCCAGCGTGGGCGTGTTCCCCCTTCCCACTCAGGTATCAGTCCTACCTCTCTGTCCGGGGGTGGAGGTCCTGGAGGAACAGGCATGGTGGGGGATTTTTTTAACGGTCAGCCCGTGTCCGAGCTCATCTCCCAGTTACTCAGGGCCGAACCTTACCCCAGTAGTCGTTACCCTCCCCAGTACAACCAGCAGCAGCTACAGGGTGGCAGCAATCCGGTGATGGGCATCGATAACATCTGCGAGCTGGCGGCGCGGCTTCTCTTCAGCACCATCGAGTGGGCCCGGAACATTCCTTACTTCCCGGACCTGCCCGTGTCGGAGCAAGTGGCGCTCCTGCGGCTCAGCTGGAGCGAACTGTTCATCCTGAACGCGGCTCAGTCCGCCTTGCCCCTGCATACCGCCCCCCTGCTGGCCGCCGCCGGTTTCCACGCCTCCCCCATGTCTGCCGAATGCGTGGTGTCCTTCATGGATCAGGTGCGGGTCTTCCAGGACCAGGTGGATAAACTGACGAGACTGCAGGTGGATTCGGCCGAGTACAGCTGCCTGAAGGCCATCGCGTTGTTCTCTCCAG ATGCCTGCGGGTTGACTGACCCGGCGCACGTGGAGAGCCTGCAGGAAAAGGCCCAGGTGGCTCTCACCGAGTACGAGCGAATGCAGTACCCCAGCCAACCCCAGCGCTTTGGACGCCTGTTGCTACGGTTACCGGCCCTGAGGGCGGTGCCCGCCTCACTTATCTCACAGCTCTTCTTCATGCGGTTGGTTGGCAAGACGCCCATCGAAACGCTGATCCGGGACATGCAGCTGTCTGGCAGCTCGATAAGCTGGCCGTATGTGCCCGGCCAATAG
- the nr2f6b gene encoding nuclear receptor subfamily 2 group F member 6b isoform X5, with protein MAMVGGGWGNPNGGTNGLGEKGYHQGEDGDGSPQAGASDVEGGEEDRACVVDCVVCGDKSSGKHYGVFTCEGCKSFFKRSVRRNLNYTCRSNRECQIDQHHRNQCQYCRLKKCFRVGMRKEVQRGRVPPSHSGPGGTGMVGDFFNGQPVSELISQLLRAEPYPSSRYPPQYNQQQLQGGSNPVMGIDNICELAARLLFSTIEWARNIPYFPDLPVSEQVALLRLSWSELFILNAAQSALPLHTAPLLAAAGFHASPMSAECVVSFMDQVRVFQDQVDKLTRLQVDSAEYSCLKAIALFSPDACGLTDPAHVESLQEKAQVALTEYERMQYPSQPQRFGRLLLRLPALRAVPASLISQLFFMRLVGKTPIETLIRDMQLSGSSISWPYVPGQ; from the exons ATGGCCATGGTGGGCGGGGGATGGGGAAACCCCAACGGGGGCACAAACGGGCTCGGAGAGAAGGGTTATCATCAGGGGGAGGACGGGGACGGGTCCCCCCAGGCTGGAGCCAGTGATGTGGAAGGCGGAGAGGAGGACAGGGCTtgtgtggttgactgtgtggtgtgtggagacaAGTCCAGTGGGAAACATTATGGTGTCTTCACCTGCGAAGGCTGCAAAAGCTTCTTTAAGAGGAGCGTCCGTCGTAACCTCAATTATACGTGCAg aTCCAATCGAGAATGCCAGATCGACCAGCATCACCGCAATCAATGCCAATACTGTCGACTGAAGAAATGTTTCCGAGTTGGCATGAGAAAGGAAG TCCAGCGTGGGCGTGTTCCCCCTTCCCACTCAG GTCCTGGAGGAACAGGCATGGTGGGGGATTTTTTTAACGGTCAGCCCGTGTCCGAGCTCATCTCCCAGTTACTCAGGGCCGAACCTTACCCCAGTAGTCGTTACCCTCCCCAGTACAACCAGCAGCAGCTACAGGGTGGCAGCAATCCGGTGATGGGCATCGATAACATCTGCGAGCTGGCGGCGCGGCTTCTCTTCAGCACCATCGAGTGGGCCCGGAACATTCCTTACTTCCCGGACCTGCCCGTGTCGGAGCAAGTGGCGCTCCTGCGGCTCAGCTGGAGCGAACTGTTCATCCTGAACGCGGCTCAGTCCGCCTTGCCCCTGCATACCGCCCCCCTGCTGGCCGCCGCCGGTTTCCACGCCTCCCCCATGTCTGCCGAATGCGTGGTGTCCTTCATGGATCAGGTGCGGGTCTTCCAGGACCAGGTGGATAAACTGACGAGACTGCAGGTGGATTCGGCCGAGTACAGCTGCCTGAAGGCCATCGCGTTGTTCTCTCCAG ATGCCTGCGGGTTGACTGACCCGGCGCACGTGGAGAGCCTGCAGGAAAAGGCCCAGGTGGCTCTCACCGAGTACGAGCGAATGCAGTACCCCAGCCAACCCCAGCGCTTTGGACGCCTGTTGCTACGGTTACCGGCCCTGAGGGCGGTGCCCGCCTCACTTATCTCACAGCTCTTCTTCATGCGGTTGGTTGGCAAGACGCCCATCGAAACGCTGATCCGGGACATGCAGCTGTCTGGCAGCTCGATAAGCTGGCCGTATGTGCCCGGCCAATAG
- the nr2f6b gene encoding nuclear receptor subfamily 2 group F member 6b isoform X6, protein MAMVGGGWGNPNGGTNGLGEKGYHQGEDGDGSPQAGASDVEGGEEDRACVVDCVVCGDKSSGKHYGVFTCEGCKSFFKRSVRRNLNYTCRSNRECQIDQHHRNQCQYCRLKKCFRVGMRKEAVQRGRVPPSHSGMVGDFFNGQPVSELISQLLRAEPYPSSRYPPQYNQQQLQGGSNPVMGIDNICELAARLLFSTIEWARNIPYFPDLPVSEQVALLRLSWSELFILNAAQSALPLHTAPLLAAAGFHASPMSAECVVSFMDQVRVFQDQVDKLTRLQVDSAEYSCLKAIALFSPDACGLTDPAHVESLQEKAQVALTEYERMQYPSQPQRFGRLLLRLPALRAVPASLISQLFFMRLVGKTPIETLIRDMQLSGSSISWPYVPGQ, encoded by the exons ATGGCCATGGTGGGCGGGGGATGGGGAAACCCCAACGGGGGCACAAACGGGCTCGGAGAGAAGGGTTATCATCAGGGGGAGGACGGGGACGGGTCCCCCCAGGCTGGAGCCAGTGATGTGGAAGGCGGAGAGGAGGACAGGGCTtgtgtggttgactgtgtggtgtgtggagacaAGTCCAGTGGGAAACATTATGGTGTCTTCACCTGCGAAGGCTGCAAAAGCTTCTTTAAGAGGAGCGTCCGTCGTAACCTCAATTATACGTGCAg aTCCAATCGAGAATGCCAGATCGACCAGCATCACCGCAATCAATGCCAATACTGTCGACTGAAGAAATGTTTCCGAGTTGGCATGAGAAAGGAAG CAGTCCAGCGTGGGCGTGTTCCCCCTTCCCACTCAG GCATGGTGGGGGATTTTTTTAACGGTCAGCCCGTGTCCGAGCTCATCTCCCAGTTACTCAGGGCCGAACCTTACCCCAGTAGTCGTTACCCTCCCCAGTACAACCAGCAGCAGCTACAGGGTGGCAGCAATCCGGTGATGGGCATCGATAACATCTGCGAGCTGGCGGCGCGGCTTCTCTTCAGCACCATCGAGTGGGCCCGGAACATTCCTTACTTCCCGGACCTGCCCGTGTCGGAGCAAGTGGCGCTCCTGCGGCTCAGCTGGAGCGAACTGTTCATCCTGAACGCGGCTCAGTCCGCCTTGCCCCTGCATACCGCCCCCCTGCTGGCCGCCGCCGGTTTCCACGCCTCCCCCATGTCTGCCGAATGCGTGGTGTCCTTCATGGATCAGGTGCGGGTCTTCCAGGACCAGGTGGATAAACTGACGAGACTGCAGGTGGATTCGGCCGAGTACAGCTGCCTGAAGGCCATCGCGTTGTTCTCTCCAG ATGCCTGCGGGTTGACTGACCCGGCGCACGTGGAGAGCCTGCAGGAAAAGGCCCAGGTGGCTCTCACCGAGTACGAGCGAATGCAGTACCCCAGCCAACCCCAGCGCTTTGGACGCCTGTTGCTACGGTTACCGGCCCTGAGGGCGGTGCCCGCCTCACTTATCTCACAGCTCTTCTTCATGCGGTTGGTTGGCAAGACGCCCATCGAAACGCTGATCCGGGACATGCAGCTGTCTGGCAGCTCGATAAGCTGGCCGTATGTGCCCGGCCAATAG
- the nr2f6b gene encoding nuclear receptor subfamily 2 group F member 6b isoform X4 encodes MAMVGGGWGNPNGGTNGLGEKGYHQGEDGDGSPQAGASDVEGGEEDRACVVDCVVCGDKSSGKHYGVFTCEGCKSFFKRSVRRNLNYTCRSNRECQIDQHHRNQCQYCRLKKCFRVGMRKEAVQRGRVPPSHSGPGGTGMVGDFFNGQPVSELISQLLRAEPYPSSRYPPQYNQQQLQGGSNPVMGIDNICELAARLLFSTIEWARNIPYFPDLPVSEQVALLRLSWSELFILNAAQSALPLHTAPLLAAAGFHASPMSAECVVSFMDQVRVFQDQVDKLTRLQVDSAEYSCLKAIALFSPDACGLTDPAHVESLQEKAQVALTEYERMQYPSQPQRFGRLLLRLPALRAVPASLISQLFFMRLVGKTPIETLIRDMQLSGSSISWPYVPGQ; translated from the exons ATGGCCATGGTGGGCGGGGGATGGGGAAACCCCAACGGGGGCACAAACGGGCTCGGAGAGAAGGGTTATCATCAGGGGGAGGACGGGGACGGGTCCCCCCAGGCTGGAGCCAGTGATGTGGAAGGCGGAGAGGAGGACAGGGCTtgtgtggttgactgtgtggtgtgtggagacaAGTCCAGTGGGAAACATTATGGTGTCTTCACCTGCGAAGGCTGCAAAAGCTTCTTTAAGAGGAGCGTCCGTCGTAACCTCAATTATACGTGCAg aTCCAATCGAGAATGCCAGATCGACCAGCATCACCGCAATCAATGCCAATACTGTCGACTGAAGAAATGTTTCCGAGTTGGCATGAGAAAGGAAG CAGTCCAGCGTGGGCGTGTTCCCCCTTCCCACTCAG GTCCTGGAGGAACAGGCATGGTGGGGGATTTTTTTAACGGTCAGCCCGTGTCCGAGCTCATCTCCCAGTTACTCAGGGCCGAACCTTACCCCAGTAGTCGTTACCCTCCCCAGTACAACCAGCAGCAGCTACAGGGTGGCAGCAATCCGGTGATGGGCATCGATAACATCTGCGAGCTGGCGGCGCGGCTTCTCTTCAGCACCATCGAGTGGGCCCGGAACATTCCTTACTTCCCGGACCTGCCCGTGTCGGAGCAAGTGGCGCTCCTGCGGCTCAGCTGGAGCGAACTGTTCATCCTGAACGCGGCTCAGTCCGCCTTGCCCCTGCATACCGCCCCCCTGCTGGCCGCCGCCGGTTTCCACGCCTCCCCCATGTCTGCCGAATGCGTGGTGTCCTTCATGGATCAGGTGCGGGTCTTCCAGGACCAGGTGGATAAACTGACGAGACTGCAGGTGGATTCGGCCGAGTACAGCTGCCTGAAGGCCATCGCGTTGTTCTCTCCAG ATGCCTGCGGGTTGACTGACCCGGCGCACGTGGAGAGCCTGCAGGAAAAGGCCCAGGTGGCTCTCACCGAGTACGAGCGAATGCAGTACCCCAGCCAACCCCAGCGCTTTGGACGCCTGTTGCTACGGTTACCGGCCCTGAGGGCGGTGCCCGCCTCACTTATCTCACAGCTCTTCTTCATGCGGTTGGTTGGCAAGACGCCCATCGAAACGCTGATCCGGGACATGCAGCTGTCTGGCAGCTCGATAAGCTGGCCGTATGTGCCCGGCCAATAG
- the nr2f6b gene encoding nuclear receptor subfamily 2 group F member 6b isoform X1 encodes MAMVGGGWGNPNGGTNGLGEKGYHQGEDGDGSPQAGASDVEGGEEDRACVVDCVVCGDKSSGKHYGVFTCEGCKSFFKRSVRRNLNYTCRSNRECQIDQHHRNQCQYCRLKKCFRVGMRKEVCLRSISISFLHLAVQRGRVPPSHSGISPTSLSGGGGPGGTGMVGDFFNGQPVSELISQLLRAEPYPSSRYPPQYNQQQLQGGSNPVMGIDNICELAARLLFSTIEWARNIPYFPDLPVSEQVALLRLSWSELFILNAAQSALPLHTAPLLAAAGFHASPMSAECVVSFMDQVRVFQDQVDKLTRLQVDSAEYSCLKAIALFSPDACGLTDPAHVESLQEKAQVALTEYERMQYPSQPQRFGRLLLRLPALRAVPASLISQLFFMRLVGKTPIETLIRDMQLSGSSISWPYVPGQ; translated from the exons ATGGCCATGGTGGGCGGGGGATGGGGAAACCCCAACGGGGGCACAAACGGGCTCGGAGAGAAGGGTTATCATCAGGGGGAGGACGGGGACGGGTCCCCCCAGGCTGGAGCCAGTGATGTGGAAGGCGGAGAGGAGGACAGGGCTtgtgtggttgactgtgtggtgtgtggagacaAGTCCAGTGGGAAACATTATGGTGTCTTCACCTGCGAAGGCTGCAAAAGCTTCTTTAAGAGGAGCGTCCGTCGTAACCTCAATTATACGTGCAg aTCCAATCGAGAATGCCAGATCGACCAGCATCACCGCAATCAATGCCAATACTGTCGACTGAAGAAATGTTTCCGAGTTGGCATGAGAAAGGAAG TCTGTCTCAGAtccatctccatctctttcctccATCTAGCAGTCCAGCGTGGGCGTGTTCCCCCTTCCCACTCAGGTATCAGTCCTACCTCTCTGTCCGGGGGTGGAGGTCCTGGAGGAACAGGCATGGTGGGGGATTTTTTTAACGGTCAGCCCGTGTCCGAGCTCATCTCCCAGTTACTCAGGGCCGAACCTTACCCCAGTAGTCGTTACCCTCCCCAGTACAACCAGCAGCAGCTACAGGGTGGCAGCAATCCGGTGATGGGCATCGATAACATCTGCGAGCTGGCGGCGCGGCTTCTCTTCAGCACCATCGAGTGGGCCCGGAACATTCCTTACTTCCCGGACCTGCCCGTGTCGGAGCAAGTGGCGCTCCTGCGGCTCAGCTGGAGCGAACTGTTCATCCTGAACGCGGCTCAGTCCGCCTTGCCCCTGCATACCGCCCCCCTGCTGGCCGCCGCCGGTTTCCACGCCTCCCCCATGTCTGCCGAATGCGTGGTGTCCTTCATGGATCAGGTGCGGGTCTTCCAGGACCAGGTGGATAAACTGACGAGACTGCAGGTGGATTCGGCCGAGTACAGCTGCCTGAAGGCCATCGCGTTGTTCTCTCCAG ATGCCTGCGGGTTGACTGACCCGGCGCACGTGGAGAGCCTGCAGGAAAAGGCCCAGGTGGCTCTCACCGAGTACGAGCGAATGCAGTACCCCAGCCAACCCCAGCGCTTTGGACGCCTGTTGCTACGGTTACCGGCCCTGAGGGCGGTGCCCGCCTCACTTATCTCACAGCTCTTCTTCATGCGGTTGGTTGGCAAGACGCCCATCGAAACGCTGATCCGGGACATGCAGCTGTCTGGCAGCTCGATAAGCTGGCCGTATGTGCCCGGCCAATAG
- the nr2f6b gene encoding nuclear receptor subfamily 2 group F member 6b isoform X2 — protein MAMVGGGWGNPNGGTNGLGEKGYHQGEDGDGSPQAGASDVEGGEEDRACVVDCVVCGDKSSGKHYGVFTCEGCKSFFKRSVRRNLNYTCRSNRECQIDQHHRNQCQYCRLKKCFRVGMRKEAVQRGRVPPSHSGISPTSLSGGGGPGGTGMVGDFFNGQPVSELISQLLRAEPYPSSRYPPQYNQQQLQGGSNPVMGIDNICELAARLLFSTIEWARNIPYFPDLPVSEQVALLRLSWSELFILNAAQSALPLHTAPLLAAAGFHASPMSAECVVSFMDQVRVFQDQVDKLTRLQVDSAEYSCLKAIALFSPDACGLTDPAHVESLQEKAQVALTEYERMQYPSQPQRFGRLLLRLPALRAVPASLISQLFFMRLVGKTPIETLIRDMQLSGSSISWPYVPGQ, from the exons ATGGCCATGGTGGGCGGGGGATGGGGAAACCCCAACGGGGGCACAAACGGGCTCGGAGAGAAGGGTTATCATCAGGGGGAGGACGGGGACGGGTCCCCCCAGGCTGGAGCCAGTGATGTGGAAGGCGGAGAGGAGGACAGGGCTtgtgtggttgactgtgtggtgtgtggagacaAGTCCAGTGGGAAACATTATGGTGTCTTCACCTGCGAAGGCTGCAAAAGCTTCTTTAAGAGGAGCGTCCGTCGTAACCTCAATTATACGTGCAg aTCCAATCGAGAATGCCAGATCGACCAGCATCACCGCAATCAATGCCAATACTGTCGACTGAAGAAATGTTTCCGAGTTGGCATGAGAAAGGAAG CAGTCCAGCGTGGGCGTGTTCCCCCTTCCCACTCAGGTATCAGTCCTACCTCTCTGTCCGGGGGTGGAGGTCCTGGAGGAACAGGCATGGTGGGGGATTTTTTTAACGGTCAGCCCGTGTCCGAGCTCATCTCCCAGTTACTCAGGGCCGAACCTTACCCCAGTAGTCGTTACCCTCCCCAGTACAACCAGCAGCAGCTACAGGGTGGCAGCAATCCGGTGATGGGCATCGATAACATCTGCGAGCTGGCGGCGCGGCTTCTCTTCAGCACCATCGAGTGGGCCCGGAACATTCCTTACTTCCCGGACCTGCCCGTGTCGGAGCAAGTGGCGCTCCTGCGGCTCAGCTGGAGCGAACTGTTCATCCTGAACGCGGCTCAGTCCGCCTTGCCCCTGCATACCGCCCCCCTGCTGGCCGCCGCCGGTTTCCACGCCTCCCCCATGTCTGCCGAATGCGTGGTGTCCTTCATGGATCAGGTGCGGGTCTTCCAGGACCAGGTGGATAAACTGACGAGACTGCAGGTGGATTCGGCCGAGTACAGCTGCCTGAAGGCCATCGCGTTGTTCTCTCCAG ATGCCTGCGGGTTGACTGACCCGGCGCACGTGGAGAGCCTGCAGGAAAAGGCCCAGGTGGCTCTCACCGAGTACGAGCGAATGCAGTACCCCAGCCAACCCCAGCGCTTTGGACGCCTGTTGCTACGGTTACCGGCCCTGAGGGCGGTGCCCGCCTCACTTATCTCACAGCTCTTCTTCATGCGGTTGGTTGGCAAGACGCCCATCGAAACGCTGATCCGGGACATGCAGCTGTCTGGCAGCTCGATAAGCTGGCCGTATGTGCCCGGCCAATAG